A genomic region of Gallus gallus isolate bGalGal1 chromosome 19, bGalGal1.mat.broiler.GRCg7b, whole genome shotgun sequence contains the following coding sequences:
- the LOC121107220 gene encoding outer dense fiber protein 3-like, translating to MPASMDGAWVGTWRPHRPRGLISAQFPSPGPQYSIPGTTGYVGHSPTKARAPAYTFRGTKPPAAGSCGPGPCYFVEPAITRNGKYVAPGAQLRGRPATKTTVTPGPSDYRTEAANRHVFKCPPVQSMAFRREPLRTDHPPGPGTYTLPRLMGPNTVYTSASPCYSVRGRSQRGRFDEDLAKTPGPAALPKVPVDAYKTRAPAYTMAARPKAGEGKAAKPGPADYSVGRVTLIKPQAPASTFGIRHSLYTTPLIVE from the exons ATGCCTGCCAGCATGGACGGAGCCTGGGTGGGGACCTGGAGACCTCATCGCCCACGCGGCCTCATCTCGGCCCAGTTCCCCAGCCCCGGGCCCCAGTACTCCATCCCGGGGACAACAG GTTATGTGGGCCACAGCCCCACCAAAGCCCGTGCCCCCGCCTACACGTTTAGAGGGACCAAACCGCCTGCGGCAGGGAGCTGCGGGCCAGGTCCCTGCTACTTTGTGGAGCCCGCCATCACCAGGAACGGGAAGTACGTGGCTCCGGGCGCCCAGCTCCGGGGACGACCCGCGACGAAGACCACCGTCACTCCCGGACCAA GTGACTACCGCACCGAGGCAGCCAACAGGCACGTCTTCAAGTGCCCACCGGTGCAGTCCATGGCCTTCCGGCGGGAGCCCCTCCGGACAGACCACCCTCCAG gtcctggcaCCTACACGCTGCCCAGGCTGATGGGGCCCAACACAGTCTACACATCGGCCAGCCCCTGCTACTCTGTGAGGGGAAGGAGCCAGCGAGGTCGGTTTGACGAAGACCTTGCCAAG ACTCCGGGTCCTGCGGCGCTCCCCAAAGTGCCTGTGGATGCCTACAAGACCAGGGCGCCCGCGTACACGATGGCAGCCCGACCAAAAGCTGGAGAGGGCAAAGCAGCGAAGCCCGGGCCGGCAGACTACAGCGTAGGCCGG GTGACGCTGATCAAGCCCCAGGCGCCTGCATCCACGTTTGGAATCCGGCATTCCCTCTACACAACCCCTCTCATCGTGGAGTGA